One Cellulomonas soli DNA window includes the following coding sequences:
- a CDS encoding cation transporter, giving the protein MDPGSREERALRLSLRAGVVLAVMAVVWGLLARSQVILLDGVYLVLGMATTGLALYAARVAGSGPSPRYPFGREAVVPLVTGVQGVALLGALAYASVEAVRVILAGGAPADPWVLGSYAVVSGGAAALLAHRMRRGPASDLLAAEAVQWRAGALFSALVLGGALVVAVLDATGESVATRYVDSALVLVCSAILVRDPVRLVRASLDELLEAAPSSGVQAAVQVVIDRVTAAHGLGEPRVRLTKLGRKLYVEVDFVVADGTRDVADEDEVRRAVADGLDGHTPYEVWLNVALTTDPELAR; this is encoded by the coding sequence ATGGACCCCGGATCCCGCGAGGAGCGTGCGCTGAGGCTCTCGCTCCGCGCCGGTGTGGTGCTGGCCGTGATGGCGGTGGTCTGGGGGTTGTTGGCGCGCTCCCAGGTGATTCTGCTCGATGGCGTGTATCTGGTGCTGGGGATGGCGACGACCGGTCTGGCCCTGTACGCGGCACGTGTCGCGGGATCGGGTCCGAGCCCGCGGTACCCGTTCGGGCGAGAGGCCGTTGTTCCGCTGGTCACGGGCGTCCAGGGCGTTGCCCTCCTGGGTGCCTTGGCGTACGCGAGCGTGGAGGCTGTTCGGGTGATTCTGGCCGGTGGGGCGCCCGCGGACCCGTGGGTGCTCGGCTCTTACGCTGTCGTCAGTGGGGGTGCCGCTGCGCTTCTCGCGCACCGCATGCGGCGCGGGCCGGCATCGGATCTGCTCGCGGCCGAGGCCGTTCAGTGGCGAGCGGGTGCCCTGTTCAGCGCGCTCGTGCTCGGTGGCGCCCTTGTCGTCGCGGTGCTCGACGCGACGGGAGAGAGCGTGGCGACACGCTATGTGGATTCCGCGCTCGTGCTGGTGTGCAGCGCGATCCTGGTCAGAGACCCGGTGAGGCTGGTCCGGGCGTCGTTGGACGAGCTGCTCGAGGCGGCTCCGTCTTCCGGGGTTCAGGCGGCGGTCCAGGTGGTCATCGATCGGGTCACGGCTGCACATGGGCTCGGCGAGCCTCGGGTTCGGCTCACCAAGCTCGGACGCAAGCTGTATGTCGAGGTGGACTTCGTCGTGGCGGACGGCACGAGGGACGTGGCGGACGAGGACGAAGTTCGGCGTGCGGTGGCTGACGGGTTGGACGGTCACACTCCGTACGAGGTGTGGCTGAACGTCGCGCTGACCACGGACCCGGAACTGGCCCGGTGA
- the treS gene encoding maltose alpha-D-glucosyltransferase — protein sequence MNAPVPPTTGAVPLTTAQIPLPGRRQPVVPAAVAGANRPGLSDDPDWYRTAIFYEVMLRSFADSSGTGSGDLRGLIERLDYLQWLGIDCLWLPPFYPSPLRDGGYDVADYTAIASQYGSMADFAELVEESHARGMRIVVDLVMNHTSDLHPWFQASRSDPDGPYGDFYVWSDDSTRYQDARIIFVDTETSNWTFDPVRRQFFWHRFFSHQPDLNFENPRVAEAMIDVARFWLNLGIDGFRLDAVPYLFEAEGTNCENLPETHAFLRRVRAMLESEFPGRIMLAEANQWPEDVVHYFGTTEAPECHMCFHFPVMPRIYYALRDQKATQIVDILADTPPIPEGAQWSTFLRNHDELTLEMVSTEERASMYGWYAPDSRMRANVGIRRRLAPLLDNSRKEIELAHALLLSLPGSPCLYYGDEIGMGDNIWLPDRDAVRTPMQWTPDRNAGFSTADPGKLYLPVVQSLVHHYGHTNVEAQLAQPTSLLHWVHGMLTVRRRYPALGRGEFRVAACDNDSVLAFERDTGDQVVLVVANLAATARATTITLPDRAGWSVRDVFGGAPFAPVGADGTTSFTLGSRDFYWLELSLP from the coding sequence ATGAACGCGCCCGTCCCGCCGACCACGGGCGCCGTCCCGCTGACCACCGCGCAGATCCCGCTCCCCGGGAGGCGGCAGCCGGTCGTCCCCGCAGCGGTCGCGGGGGCGAACCGTCCGGGGCTGTCCGACGACCCGGACTGGTACCGGACGGCGATCTTCTACGAAGTGATGCTGCGCTCGTTCGCCGACTCCTCCGGGACCGGTTCGGGCGACCTGCGCGGCCTCATCGAGCGGCTCGACTACCTGCAGTGGCTGGGCATCGACTGCCTGTGGCTGCCGCCCTTCTACCCGTCCCCGTTGCGCGACGGCGGCTACGACGTCGCCGACTACACCGCGATCGCGTCGCAGTACGGGTCGATGGCCGACTTCGCCGAGCTCGTCGAGGAGTCGCACGCCCGCGGGATGCGGATCGTCGTCGACCTGGTGATGAACCACACGAGCGACCTGCACCCCTGGTTCCAGGCCTCGCGCTCCGACCCTGACGGGCCGTACGGCGACTTCTACGTCTGGTCCGACGACAGCACGCGCTACCAGGACGCGCGCATCATCTTCGTCGACACCGAGACGTCGAACTGGACGTTCGACCCCGTGCGACGGCAGTTCTTCTGGCACCGGTTCTTCAGCCACCAGCCGGACCTGAACTTCGAGAACCCACGCGTGGCAGAGGCGATGATCGACGTCGCCCGCTTCTGGCTGAACCTGGGCATCGACGGCTTCCGGCTCGACGCGGTCCCCTACCTGTTCGAGGCCGAAGGCACCAACTGCGAGAACCTGCCCGAGACCCATGCGTTCCTGCGCCGCGTGCGCGCGATGCTGGAGAGCGAGTTCCCCGGGCGGATCATGCTCGCCGAGGCGAACCAGTGGCCCGAGGACGTCGTGCACTACTTCGGCACGACCGAGGCGCCCGAGTGCCACATGTGCTTCCACTTCCCGGTGATGCCGCGCATCTACTACGCGTTGCGTGACCAGAAGGCGACGCAGATCGTCGACATCCTGGCCGACACCCCGCCGATCCCCGAGGGCGCGCAGTGGAGCACGTTCCTGCGCAACCACGACGAGCTGACGCTCGAGATGGTCTCCACCGAGGAGCGCGCCTCGATGTACGGGTGGTACGCGCCCGACTCGCGCATGCGCGCCAACGTCGGCATCCGCCGCAGGCTGGCTCCCCTGCTGGACAACTCCCGCAAGGAGATCGAGCTCGCGCACGCGCTGCTGCTGTCCCTGCCCGGCAGCCCCTGCCTGTACTACGGCGACGAGATCGGCATGGGCGACAACATCTGGCTGCCGGACCGCGACGCGGTGCGCACCCCGATGCAGTGGACGCCGGACCGCAACGCAGGGTTCTCGACGGCCGACCCCGGCAAGCTCTACCTGCCGGTCGTGCAGTCCCTCGTGCACCACTACGGCCACACGAACGTCGAGGCCCAGCTCGCCCAGCCGACGTCGTTGCTGCACTGGGTGCACGGCATGCTCACGGTCCGTCGCCGATACCCGGCGCTGGGGCGTGGCGAGTTCCGGGTCGCGGCCTGCGACAACGACTCGGTGCTGGCATTCGAGCGGGACACCGGCGACCAGGTGGTGCTCGTGGTGGCGAACCTCGCCGCGACCGCTCGCGCCACGACGATCACCCTGCCCGACCGGGCGGGGTGGTCGGTCAGGGACGTCTTCGGGGGTGCGCCGTTCGCACCCGTGGGGGCCGACGGGACGACGTCGTTCACGCTCGGCTCGCGCGACTTCTACTGGTTGGAGCTGTCGTTGCCGTGA
- a CDS encoding maltokinase N-terminal cap-like domain-containing protein, with translation MIVVPPPGSLDEHLLPLLREWLPGRRWFPAKGVETATSLVGAVPLREPGQDGRHDSARILLVRVRAGSIDALLQVPVVLLRRGPGTETETPEAIGELTTADGTWRVLDGAAHPAFVRAWLAAADGPGGPGLDPSTARTVTGEQSNTSVVLRGPDPGSGAILKVLRALAPGENPDVDVPRHLVDVGWTSVPRPLAWLEGLWTDDGTGEPVRGYLGAMSAFVADAEDGFELACARAGRGASFVEEARQLGEVVAGMHAALVEAYGTDPEKVGARGPEVVARSLSQRYSWALSAVPSLAGYGPGVEQVVARVRDLPAAPPRQRVHGDLHLGQVLRAQGRWFVTDFEGEPLAPIEQRTRPDLAVRDVAGLLRSIDYAAAVGGLTGADAVGWSDAARSGLLAGYRAARGEVSPTADGGAVEETLLRALELDKTLYEVVYESRNRPTWTSIPLAGLDRLVGRPGDRRDDMP, from the coding sequence GTGATCGTCGTCCCGCCGCCCGGGTCCCTCGACGAGCATCTGCTCCCGCTGCTGCGGGAGTGGCTGCCCGGCCGACGATGGTTCCCGGCGAAGGGTGTGGAGACCGCCACGAGCCTGGTCGGAGCAGTGCCGCTCCGGGAGCCCGGGCAGGACGGTCGGCACGACTCCGCCCGGATCCTGCTCGTACGGGTCCGCGCCGGCTCGATCGACGCGTTGCTCCAGGTCCCGGTCGTGCTGCTCCGGCGTGGACCCGGCACCGAGACCGAGACTCCCGAGGCCATCGGCGAGCTCACCACCGCGGACGGTACCTGGCGGGTCCTCGACGGTGCCGCGCACCCTGCGTTCGTGCGCGCCTGGCTCGCCGCGGCTGACGGTCCGGGCGGGCCGGGGCTCGACCCCAGCACCGCACGGACCGTGACGGGCGAGCAGTCGAACACCTCCGTGGTGCTCCGCGGTCCCGACCCGGGCTCCGGTGCGATCCTCAAGGTCCTGCGCGCCCTGGCCCCCGGCGAGAACCCTGACGTGGACGTGCCGCGGCACCTCGTCGACGTCGGCTGGACCTCCGTTCCCCGGCCCCTGGCGTGGCTCGAGGGTCTGTGGACCGACGACGGGACCGGCGAGCCCGTCCGCGGCTACCTGGGCGCGATGAGCGCGTTCGTCGCCGATGCCGAGGACGGGTTCGAGCTCGCGTGCGCCCGCGCCGGTCGCGGTGCCTCGTTCGTGGAGGAGGCCCGCCAGCTCGGTGAGGTGGTCGCCGGGATGCACGCGGCCCTCGTCGAGGCGTACGGCACCGACCCCGAGAAGGTGGGTGCACGGGGTCCGGAGGTGGTCGCCCGCTCGTTGTCGCAGCGCTACTCCTGGGCGCTGTCGGCGGTCCCGAGCCTGGCCGGGTACGGTCCGGGCGTCGAGCAGGTCGTCGCCCGGGTCCGAGACCTGCCGGCAGCGCCGCCGCGCCAGAGGGTGCACGGCGACCTGCACCTCGGTCAGGTGCTGCGCGCGCAGGGCCGCTGGTTCGTGACGGACTTCGAGGGCGAGCCGCTCGCTCCCATCGAGCAGCGCACCCGGCCCGACCTGGCCGTCCGGGACGTCGCCGGCCTGCTGCGCTCGATCGACTACGCCGCGGCCGTGGGCGGCCTGACCGGCGCAGACGCGGTCGGCTGGTCGGACGCGGCCCGGTCGGGACTCCTCGCCGGATATCGCGCGGCACGCGGTGAGGTGAGCCCGACGGCTGACGGCGGCGCCGTCGAGGAGACCCTCCTGCGCGCACTCGAGCTCGACAAGACCCTGTACGAGGTGGTGTACGAGTCGCGGAACCGCCCGACCTGGACCTCGATCCCGCTCGCGGGTCTGGATCGTCTCGTCGGTCGCCCGGGCGATCGTCGCGACGACATGCCGTGA
- the glgB gene encoding 1,4-alpha-glucan branching protein GlgB, producing MSPAAFPVPVGPDTLRAVAQGVSHDPHGVLGPHVGPGGVTVRTLRPLADAVVVVTPEGRTPARHEQDGIWVAAFPGEQVPDYRLEVTYGGRPALVDDPYRFLPTVQELDRHLIHEGRHEQLWTVLGANVHSYPGVMGQVHGTSFAVWAPNARAVRVVGDFNHWQGVTHPLRSLGESGVWELFVPGVVAGARYKFEVLGADGSWRQKADPLAKGTEVPPQTASVVVESRHEWSDAEWLAHRAATNVHHGPMSVYEVHLGSWRQGLSYRDLADQLTEYVREQGFTHVELLPVSEHPFGGSWGYQVSSYYAPTSRFGHPDDFRHLVDTLHRAGIGVILDWVPAHFPKDEWALARFDGTPLYEHPDPLRGEQPDWGTYVFDFGRPEVRNFLVANATYWLEEFHVDGLRVDAVASMLYLDYSRKAGQWRPNVHGGRENLEAIAFLQEANATAYRRNPGIVMIAEESTAWPGVTAPTDAGGLGFGLKWNMGWMNDTLRYLAEEPVHRRYHHGEITFSMVYAYSEQFVLPLSHDEVVHGKGSLYGRMPGDHWQKLAGVRSLLAYEWTHPGKQLLFMGGEIAQQTEWAEGSSLDWHVLGDPGHRGVQQMVADLNALYRATPALWELDHSPAGFEWLTSDDADHNVLAYLRRGHDGAMAAVVINFAGVPHEGYRLALPQAGPWREALNTDSEAYGGSGVGNLGLVHAEEQPHHGRPASVTLRVPPLGALVLIPA from the coding sequence ATGAGCCCGGCCGCCTTCCCCGTCCCCGTCGGTCCGGACACGTTGCGCGCGGTCGCGCAGGGTGTCTCGCACGATCCGCACGGGGTGCTCGGCCCGCACGTGGGGCCGGGCGGGGTCACCGTCCGGACGCTGCGCCCCCTGGCGGACGCCGTCGTCGTCGTCACTCCCGAGGGCCGCACACCGGCGCGCCACGAGCAGGACGGCATCTGGGTCGCTGCCTTCCCGGGAGAGCAGGTTCCGGACTACCGGCTCGAGGTCACCTACGGTGGCCGTCCCGCGCTCGTCGACGACCCGTACCGCTTCCTGCCGACCGTGCAGGAGCTGGACCGGCATCTCATCCACGAAGGTCGTCACGAGCAGCTGTGGACGGTCCTCGGCGCCAACGTGCACAGCTATCCGGGCGTGATGGGGCAGGTGCACGGCACGTCGTTCGCCGTCTGGGCGCCGAACGCCCGCGCGGTCCGTGTGGTCGGGGACTTCAACCACTGGCAGGGCGTCACGCATCCCCTGCGGTCGTTGGGCGAGAGCGGTGTCTGGGAGCTCTTCGTGCCCGGCGTCGTCGCCGGCGCCCGCTACAAGTTCGAGGTGCTCGGCGCCGACGGTTCGTGGCGGCAGAAGGCCGACCCGCTGGCCAAGGGCACAGAGGTGCCGCCGCAGACAGCCTCGGTCGTGGTCGAGTCGCGGCACGAGTGGTCCGACGCAGAGTGGTTGGCGCACCGCGCGGCGACGAACGTGCACCACGGGCCGATGAGCGTCTACGAGGTGCACCTGGGGTCCTGGCGCCAGGGCCTGTCCTACCGCGACCTGGCCGACCAGCTCACCGAGTACGTCCGCGAGCAGGGCTTCACGCACGTCGAGCTGCTCCCGGTCTCCGAGCACCCGTTCGGGGGCTCCTGGGGGTACCAGGTGTCGTCGTACTACGCCCCCACGTCCCGCTTCGGCCACCCGGACGACTTCCGTCATCTCGTCGACACGCTGCACCGGGCCGGCATCGGCGTGATCCTCGACTGGGTCCCGGCGCACTTCCCCAAGGACGAGTGGGCCCTGGCCCGCTTCGACGGCACACCGCTCTACGAGCACCCCGACCCGTTGCGCGGCGAGCAGCCCGACTGGGGCACGTACGTCTTCGACTTCGGTCGTCCCGAGGTCCGCAACTTCCTCGTCGCGAACGCCACGTACTGGCTCGAGGAGTTCCATGTCGACGGTCTGCGCGTCGACGCGGTCGCCTCGATGCTCTACCTGGACTACTCGCGCAAGGCCGGCCAGTGGCGACCCAACGTGCACGGCGGACGCGAGAACCTCGAGGCGATCGCCTTCCTCCAGGAGGCCAACGCCACGGCGTACCGGCGCAACCCCGGCATCGTGATGATCGCCGAGGAGTCGACGGCCTGGCCCGGTGTCACCGCACCCACCGACGCCGGCGGCCTGGGCTTCGGCCTGAAGTGGAACATGGGCTGGATGAACGACACCCTCCGCTACCTCGCGGAGGAACCTGTTCACCGCCGTTACCACCACGGCGAGATCACGTTCTCGATGGTCTACGCCTACTCCGAGCAGTTCGTGCTCCCCCTGAGCCACGACGAGGTCGTCCACGGCAAGGGTTCGCTCTACGGACGCATGCCCGGCGACCACTGGCAGAAGCTCGCCGGTGTGCGCAGCCTCCTCGCGTACGAGTGGACCCATCCGGGTAAGCAGCTGCTGTTCATGGGCGGTGAGATCGCGCAGCAGACCGAGTGGGCCGAGGGCTCCAGCCTGGACTGGCACGTGCTCGGCGACCCCGGCCACCGCGGGGTTCAGCAGATGGTCGCGGACCTCAACGCGCTCTACCGCGCGACGCCGGCGCTCTGGGAGCTCGACCACTCACCCGCCGGGTTCGAGTGGCTCACCTCGGACGACGCGGACCACAACGTCCTCGCCTACCTCCGCCGCGGCCACGACGGCGCGATGGCGGCGGTGGTCATCAACTTCGCCGGGGTGCCCCACGAGGGCTACCGCCTCGCGCTGCCCCAGGCCGGACCCTGGCGGGAGGCGCTCAACACCGACTCGGAGGCGTACGGCGGCTCAGGCGTCGGGAACCTCGGCCTGGTCCACGCCGAGGAACAGCCCCACCACGGACGTCCGGCCTCCGTCACCCTCCGTGTGCCGCCCCTCGGGGCACTCGTCCTGATCCCCGCCTGA
- a CDS encoding FAD-binding dehydrogenase, whose protein sequence is MTHSHDVVVVGAGLAGLVTTAQLVGAGRRVLLLDAEPPASLGGQAFWSFGGLFLVDSPEQRRLGVKDSAELALADWFGSAAFEGSPTDGPDRWGRAWAEAFVDFAAGPMRPWLHAQGVRWFPLVQWAERGGYLADGHGNSVPRFHVTWGTGPGILEPFVRTLLDAHAAGLVDVRFRHRVTGLVTTDGRVTGVRGDVLAPSRAARAVPSSREVVGRFELAAPAVVIASGGIGADHELVRASWPASAGRLPDRMLQGVPDHVDGSGIVAARGAGAALVHADRMWHYPEGVADHTPVWSRHGIRILPGPSSLWLDADGERLPVPLFPGFDSLGALQHITTRGDDHSWFVLDRTILGSEFALSGSEQNPDLTGRDVRGLLDRVRPGAVGPVETFAERSQDFLWADTPAELAARMNALTGTDRIDAEALERTIVARDRQVASGLGKDLQVTATAMARRYVVDRLIRVAPPHRLLDPAHGPLLAVRLSVLTRKTLGGLHTDLEGRVLRPDGQVLPGLWAVGEAAGFGGGGVHGHRALEGTFLGGCLFTGRTAGRALAAATA, encoded by the coding sequence ATGACGCACTCCCACGACGTCGTGGTCGTCGGTGCAGGCCTCGCGGGCCTGGTCACCACCGCGCAGCTGGTCGGCGCCGGGCGCCGGGTCCTGCTGCTGGACGCCGAGCCGCCCGCGAGCCTGGGCGGGCAGGCGTTCTGGTCGTTCGGCGGGCTGTTCCTCGTGGACTCCCCCGAGCAGCGCCGCCTCGGGGTCAAGGACTCCGCCGAGCTCGCGCTCGCCGACTGGTTCGGCTCGGCCGCGTTCGAAGGGTCTCCGACGGACGGGCCCGACCGGTGGGGACGCGCCTGGGCGGAGGCGTTCGTCGACTTCGCCGCCGGACCGATGCGTCCGTGGCTGCACGCGCAGGGCGTGCGCTGGTTCCCGCTCGTGCAGTGGGCCGAGCGCGGCGGCTACCTGGCCGACGGTCACGGCAACTCGGTCCCACGGTTCCACGTCACGTGGGGCACCGGGCCGGGGATCCTCGAGCCGTTCGTCCGCACACTTCTCGACGCGCACGCCGCGGGCCTGGTCGACGTGCGGTTCCGGCACCGGGTGACGGGTCTGGTGACGACGGACGGCCGGGTGACCGGCGTGCGCGGGGACGTGCTGGCGCCGTCCCGTGCGGCCCGGGCGGTGCCGAGCTCGCGCGAGGTCGTCGGCCGGTTCGAGCTGGCGGCACCGGCCGTCGTGATCGCCTCCGGCGGCATCGGGGCCGACCACGAGCTGGTGCGCGCCTCCTGGCCCGCGAGCGCGGGACGCCTGCCCGACCGGATGCTGCAGGGCGTGCCCGACCACGTCGACGGGTCGGGCATCGTTGCCGCCCGCGGCGCCGGCGCCGCTCTCGTCCACGCCGATCGCATGTGGCACTACCCCGAGGGCGTGGCCGACCACACGCCGGTCTGGTCGCGGCACGGCATCCGGATCCTGCCGGGCCCGAGCTCGCTGTGGCTGGACGCGGACGGCGAGCGGCTGCCGGTCCCGCTGTTCCCCGGCTTCGACTCCCTCGGCGCCCTGCAGCACATCACGACGCGCGGCGACGACCACTCCTGGTTCGTGCTCGACCGTACGATCCTCGGCTCGGAGTTCGCGCTGTCCGGTTCCGAGCAGAACCCGGACCTGACCGGGCGTGACGTGCGCGGGCTGCTCGACCGGGTCCGTCCGGGGGCGGTCGGCCCCGTCGAGACGTTCGCCGAACGTTCGCAGGACTTCCTCTGGGCGGACACGCCCGCCGAGCTGGCCGCCCGGATGAACGCCCTGACGGGCACCGACCGCATCGACGCCGAGGCGCTCGAGCGCACGATCGTCGCCCGGGACCGTCAGGTGGCCAGCGGTCTGGGCAAGGACCTGCAGGTCACGGCGACGGCCATGGCCCGCCGGTACGTGGTCGACCGGCTGATCCGCGTCGCGCCGCCGCACCGGCTGCTGGACCCGGCGCACGGCCCGTTGCTCGCGGTGCGCCTGTCGGTGCTGACCCGCAAGACCCTCGGCGGCCTGCACACCGACCTGGAGGGCCGCGTGCTGCGACCCGACGGGCAGGTGCTGCCCGGGCTGTGGGCGGTCGGCGAGGCGGCCGGTTTCGGTGGCGGCGGGGTGCACGGTCACCGCGCGCTCGAGGGCACGTTCCTGGGCGGTTGCCTGTTCACCGGTCGCACCGCGGGGCGCGCGCTCGCCGCCGCGACCGCGTGA
- a CDS encoding alpha-1,4-glucan--maltose-1-phosphate maltosyltransferase, with translation MTRTPPTSPRRPVGRIPVLDVSPVAEEGRFPAKAVVGEAVPVQATVFREGHDAVAATAVLIAPDGTEHARARMVDIAPGLDRLEARLVPDATGTWSFRVEGWSDPYGTWSHDAAIKVAAGIDVELMLAEGALLLTRAAARKGEEAMAPEDTAAVRAAVRAMKSTRRPPADRLAAGLSPAVRDALGRTPLREHVTTSPDYPLVVDRTLALAGSWYELFPRSHGAVFDTRRHSWRSGTLKTAAKQLDRIAAMGFDVVYLTPIHPIGTTYRKGRNNSLEAHPGDPGSPYAIGSPAGGHDAIEPSLGTFKDFDAFVARARRLGMEVALDLALQCSPDHPWVSEHPEWFTTRADGTIAYAENPPKKYQDIYPLNFDNDPEGIYTEIRRVLQVWIDHGVTAFRVDNPHTKPLSFWERLLADVRADHPDVLFLSEAFTRPAMMLTLAKIGFHQSYTYFTWRNTKAEVEEYLATVGSEQGAWMRPSFWPTTHDILPPYLQHSGVAGWAIRAVLAALGSPTWGVYSGYELVEDVPRPGVDEQIDNEKYEFRPRDWEDAGPFGIALLLGRLNEIRRAHPALQQLRNVRVHPTTDDQIVCFSRHLDAAHSPTGKADTVVVVVNLDPHQAREGVVHLDLAALGLDPGCDQSAHDVLSDETYRWGSEVFVRLDPHVRCAHVVRLGSA, from the coding sequence GTGACGCGCACTCCCCCCACGTCCCCCCGTCGTCCGGTGGGCCGGATCCCGGTCCTGGACGTCTCCCCCGTCGCCGAAGAGGGTCGGTTCCCCGCCAAGGCCGTGGTCGGCGAGGCCGTCCCCGTGCAGGCCACGGTCTTCCGTGAGGGGCACGACGCCGTTGCGGCGACCGCCGTGCTGATCGCCCCGGACGGCACCGAGCACGCCCGGGCCCGGATGGTCGACATCGCGCCCGGTCTCGACCGCCTCGAGGCGCGCCTGGTCCCCGACGCGACCGGCACCTGGTCGTTCCGGGTCGAGGGCTGGTCGGACCCGTACGGCACGTGGTCCCACGACGCCGCCATCAAGGTGGCCGCCGGCATCGACGTCGAGCTCATGCTCGCCGAGGGTGCCCTGCTGCTCACGCGTGCCGCGGCCCGCAAGGGCGAGGAGGCGATGGCGCCGGAGGACACGGCCGCCGTGCGCGCCGCCGTCAGGGCGATGAAGAGCACCCGACGCCCACCGGCCGACCGGCTGGCCGCGGGTCTGTCCCCGGCCGTGCGCGACGCCCTGGGTCGCACGCCGCTGCGCGAGCACGTCACCACCTCGCCCGACTACCCGCTCGTCGTCGACCGCACGCTCGCCCTCGCCGGCTCCTGGTACGAGCTGTTCCCTCGCTCGCACGGCGCCGTCTTCGACACCCGACGGCACTCGTGGCGGTCGGGCACGCTCAAGACCGCGGCGAAGCAGCTCGACCGGATTGCGGCGATGGGCTTCGACGTCGTCTACCTGACCCCGATCCACCCGATCGGCACGACCTACCGCAAGGGCCGCAACAACTCGCTCGAGGCGCACCCCGGCGACCCGGGCTCGCCGTACGCGATCGGCTCGCCCGCGGGCGGCCACGACGCCATCGAGCCCAGCCTGGGCACGTTCAAGGACTTCGACGCGTTCGTGGCCCGCGCCCGCCGGCTCGGCATGGAGGTCGCCCTCGACCTGGCGCTGCAGTGCTCGCCCGACCACCCGTGGGTCAGCGAGCACCCGGAGTGGTTCACCACGCGTGCCGACGGCACGATCGCCTACGCGGAGAACCCGCCGAAGAAGTACCAGGACATCTACCCGCTGAACTTCGACAACGACCCCGAGGGCATCTACACCGAGATCCGCCGGGTCCTGCAGGTGTGGATCGACCACGGCGTCACTGCGTTCCGGGTGGACAACCCGCACACCAAGCCGCTCTCGTTCTGGGAGCGGCTGCTCGCCGACGTGCGGGCCGACCACCCCGACGTGCTCTTCCTGTCCGAGGCCTTCACCCGCCCGGCGATGATGCTCACGCTCGCGAAGATCGGCTTCCACCAGTCGTACACGTACTTCACCTGGCGCAACACGAAGGCCGAGGTCGAGGAGTACCTGGCCACGGTCGGCAGCGAGCAGGGTGCCTGGATGCGCCCGTCGTTCTGGCCGACGACCCACGACATCCTGCCGCCGTACCTGCAGCACTCCGGGGTCGCCGGCTGGGCGATCCGTGCGGTGCTCGCCGCGCTCGGGTCGCCGACCTGGGGCGTCTACTCCGGGTACGAGCTCGTCGAGGACGTCCCCCGACCGGGCGTGGACGAGCAGATCGACAACGAGAAGTACGAGTTCCGCCCCCGCGACTGGGAGGACGCCGGCCCGTTCGGCATCGCCCTGCTCCTCGGACGGCTCAACGAGATCCGCCGCGCGCACCCCGCGCTGCAGCAGCTGCGCAACGTGCGCGTGCACCCCACGACCGACGACCAGATCGTCTGCTTCTCCCGGCACCTCGACGCGGCCCACTCCCCGACCGGCAAGGCCGACACGGTCGTCGTGGTGGTCAACCTCGACCCGCACCAGGCGCGCGAGGGTGTGGTCCATCTCGACCTGGCGGCGCTCGGCCTCGACCCGGGGTGCGACCAGAGCGCGCACGACGTGCTCTCCGACGAGACGTACCGGTGGGGCTCCGAGGTCTTCGTCCGCCTGGACCCGCACGTCCGTTGCGCCCACGTGGTCCGTCTGGGCTCGGCATGA
- a CDS encoding tetratricopeptide repeat protein, protein MTQPTGPRPRLDVRGAVDLSTLARPATPQPGTPGGLPVPGAFVIDVDEAGFPALVQSSTQHPVVVLLWASWSEASTSLASELGSLADEDGGRWQLARIDAEANPQVAAAFQAQSVPTVVAVLAGQPVPLFQGAYPREQVRAVLDQLLVAAEANGITGLVTPSSGVAEPEAEVEPPLPVLHQAAYDAIERDDLDAARQAYEQALRENPRDAMARAGLAQVGLLDRTRSADLQSARAAAAASPDDIEAQLLVADLDVLGGKVDDAFARLLDVLRTTAGPDRERVRVRLVDLFEVVGGDDSRVQSTRRAMAAALY, encoded by the coding sequence ATGACCCAGCCCACGGGCCCGCGACCGCGCCTCGACGTGCGTGGCGCGGTCGATCTGTCCACGCTCGCCCGGCCGGCCACGCCGCAGCCGGGAACCCCGGGCGGCCTGCCCGTCCCCGGCGCCTTCGTGATCGACGTCGACGAGGCCGGGTTCCCTGCACTGGTGCAGAGCTCGACGCAGCATCCGGTGGTGGTCCTCCTGTGGGCCTCGTGGAGCGAGGCGAGCACGTCGCTCGCCTCCGAGCTGGGATCGCTCGCGGACGAGGACGGCGGGCGTTGGCAGCTCGCGCGCATCGACGCCGAGGCCAACCCGCAGGTGGCGGCGGCCTTCCAGGCGCAGTCGGTCCCGACCGTGGTCGCCGTGCTCGCCGGTCAGCCGGTCCCGCTGTTCCAAGGCGCGTACCCGCGCGAGCAGGTCCGCGCCGTGCTCGACCAGCTGCTGGTGGCGGCTGAGGCGAACGGCATCACCGGACTCGTGACGCCCTCCTCCGGCGTCGCGGAGCCGGAGGCGGAGGTGGAGCCGCCGCTCCCCGTACTGCACCAGGCTGCGTACGACGCGATCGAGCGCGATGACCTCGATGCTGCTCGACAGGCCTACGAGCAGGCGCTGCGGGAGAACCCTCGCGATGCGATGGCGCGTGCCGGCCTGGCGCAGGTCGGGCTGCTGGACCGCACACGCTCGGCAGATCTGCAATCGGCTCGCGCAGCTGCTGCGGCCTCCCCGGACGACATCGAGGCGCAGCTGCTCGTGGCGGACCTCGATGTGCTCGGGGGAAAGGTCGACGACGCGTTCGCCCGTCTCCTCGACGTACTGCGGACGACCGCCGGGCCGGACCGCGAGAGGGTGCGGGTCCGCCTCGTGGATCTCTTCGAGGTCGTCGGTGGCGACGACTCGCGTGTGCAGTCGACCCGACGCGCGATGGCGGCGGCCCTGTACTGA